The Streptomyces tendae genome has a window encoding:
- a CDS encoding helix-turn-helix domain-containing protein, with the protein MEDETRDESARPVRITAEEVMGKQVKRIRELRGWSQQELARRMVDKGYSWRQTTVAKTEAADRPIRVNEVQGLAIVFGVTVNDLLAVPIDDFEMLGAASRLTELRTLAEAANQRVIELRRTRERLDKDAEAAEQEYRDLLDQIDEQQREYDEISARVKQQGESGGEQEHREEAER; encoded by the coding sequence GTGGAGGATGAGACGCGGGATGAGAGCGCCCGGCCGGTGCGGATCACGGCCGAGGAAGTCATGGGCAAGCAGGTCAAGCGGATCCGGGAGCTGCGGGGTTGGTCTCAGCAGGAACTGGCCCGCCGCATGGTCGATAAGGGCTACTCGTGGCGGCAGACCACCGTTGCCAAGACAGAGGCAGCGGACCGTCCGATCCGAGTGAACGAGGTGCAGGGACTGGCCATCGTCTTCGGCGTGACGGTCAATGACCTGCTCGCCGTCCCCATTGACGACTTCGAGATGCTCGGGGCCGCGTCACGCCTGACCGAGCTGCGCACCCTGGCGGAGGCCGCCAACCAGCGAGTCATCGAGCTGCGTCGCACCCGCGAGCGCCTCGACAAGGATGCGGAAGCGGCGGAGCAGGAGTACCGAGACCTGCTAGACCAAATCGACGAGCAGCAACGCGAGTACGACGAGATCTCGGCGCGCGTGAAGCAGCAAGGGGAGTCGGGTGGCGAGCAAGAACATCGCGAAGAGGCCGAACGGTAA
- a CDS encoding helix-turn-helix transcriptional regulator, translating into MKKSAAVNAAASGVQYLTTAEVAERYRTAPSTIRYWKHIGYIPGAVKRGRRTLYPVAVLDAWDAEQTGGAAA; encoded by the coding sequence GTGAAGAAGAGTGCTGCCGTGAACGCAGCTGCGAGTGGAGTTCAGTACCTGACCACGGCGGAAGTGGCTGAGCGGTACCGCACCGCGCCCAGCACGATCCGCTACTGGAAGCACATCGGCTACATCCCTGGCGCCGTGAAGCGCGGCCGGCGAACGCTGTACCCCGTTGCTGTGCTCGACGCGTGGGACGCGGAGCAGACCGGAGGCGCCGCAGCATGA
- a CDS encoding DUF2742 domain-containing protein gives MVPQQSGCTHQGRRGWTARRLETPPVPDSWPKYGTPEWYALDTRDPRKKLALFEAAESWRLHELRLAEQDWLLDNDPDEWARQNMEGLRAAGASTVRRLNIARERSRAELDQAAKPKPPHQLQATPGWPAVRVPGQPGKYLAWKEAA, from the coding sequence ATGGTGCCACAGCAGTCCGGCTGTACGCACCAGGGGCGCCGCGGCTGGACGGCTCGCCGACTGGAGACACCGCCAGTACCCGACTCGTGGCCCAAGTACGGGACGCCCGAGTGGTACGCCCTCGACACTCGCGACCCGCGCAAGAAACTCGCCCTGTTCGAGGCGGCCGAGTCCTGGAGGCTGCACGAGCTGCGCCTGGCCGAGCAGGACTGGCTGCTCGACAACGACCCGGACGAGTGGGCCCGCCAGAACATGGAAGGCCTTCGGGCCGCCGGAGCGTCCACCGTCAGGCGCCTCAACATCGCCCGGGAACGCAGCCGTGCCGAGCTCGACCAGGCCGCCAAGCCCAAGCCCCCGCACCAGCTGCAGGCAACGCCCGGCTGGCCAGCGGTCCGCGTACCGGGCCAGCCCGGGAAGTACCTCGCATGGAAGGAGGCGGCGTGA
- a CDS encoding AAA family ATPase → MEGGGVTEPYLREVVPLSDLSEVSERQGPDHASDTSDASDSSREELDAQLLASLKSGDWLDDQQFPPLRYAVDGLLPEGFSLLIGPPKAGKSWLVLDLLLAISGGGTAVGKIRMGLPRRVLYLALEDGDRRMQDRCRTLLGDTPIPSHFHYLTQVEPNAVLATIGAFLRRFPKTALVVVDTLGKVMPPSAPGESAYQRDYRVAGALKRAADKHPGLAVTAIHHDRKAASEDFIDSVSGTHGLAGAADTIIVLARKRQAQEAVLKVTGRDVPEAEYAMVMQEGTWVLDGANLAEAAENARNREETSALGDTSVSILQFVRQHPQGVRAADVREKFGDNADQYLKRLTEDGRITKLRRGIYAPAPQLPLCAGCGSPFEQITPDQTTHPGCEAA, encoded by the coding sequence ATGGAAGGAGGCGGCGTGACTGAGCCGTACCTCCGCGAAGTCGTACCCCTGTCAGATCTGTCAGAAGTGTCAGAAAGGCAGGGGCCGGACCACGCTTCTGACACTTCTGACGCTTCTGACAGCAGTCGGGAAGAGCTGGACGCGCAACTCCTCGCCAGCCTCAAAAGCGGTGACTGGCTGGACGACCAGCAGTTCCCGCCGCTGCGGTACGCAGTCGACGGCCTGCTGCCCGAGGGGTTCTCGCTGCTGATCGGTCCGCCGAAAGCCGGTAAGAGCTGGCTCGTCCTCGATCTGCTGCTGGCCATCTCCGGAGGCGGTACGGCGGTCGGGAAGATCCGCATGGGTCTGCCCCGCCGGGTGCTGTACCTCGCCCTTGAAGACGGTGACCGGCGCATGCAGGACCGGTGCCGGACCCTCCTTGGCGACACCCCGATCCCCAGCCACTTCCACTACCTGACGCAGGTCGAGCCGAACGCCGTCCTGGCGACTATCGGCGCCTTCCTGCGCAGGTTCCCGAAGACGGCCCTGGTCGTGGTCGACACCCTCGGCAAGGTCATGCCGCCCTCAGCGCCCGGCGAGTCTGCCTATCAGCGGGACTACCGCGTTGCAGGCGCCCTGAAGCGAGCAGCGGACAAGCACCCGGGCCTTGCCGTCACGGCGATCCACCACGACCGCAAGGCGGCATCCGAGGACTTCATCGACTCCGTGTCCGGCACTCACGGCCTGGCCGGCGCGGCCGACACCATCATCGTCCTCGCCCGCAAGCGGCAGGCGCAGGAAGCCGTCCTGAAGGTCACCGGCCGCGACGTGCCAGAAGCCGAGTACGCGATGGTCATGCAGGAAGGCACGTGGGTGCTCGACGGCGCGAACCTCGCCGAGGCCGCCGAGAACGCCCGCAACCGCGAGGAGACATCGGCTCTCGGTGACACCAGCGTCAGCATCCTGCAGTTCGTGCGGCAGCACCCCCAGGGCGTCCGGGCCGCTGACGTCCGCGAGAAGTTCGGCGACAACGCCGACCAGTACCTGAAGCGCCTCACCGAAGACGGGCGCATCACCAAGCTACGGCGCGGCATCTACGCCCCGGCCCCGCAGCTGCCCCTCTGTGCGGGCTGCGGCTCGCCCTTCGAGCAGATCACCCCCGACCAGACCACTCACCCCGGATGTGAGGCCGCATGA
- a CDS encoding phage terminase small subunit P27 family → MPAARKPLYAVTEAERAQRQMAVGVGLDWVQVPAQLDRSGKAQWRHLAEQHRAYPTRLRETDRAAVIAFCSWWSAFDAAQRDIAKRGSLVPGRSSADAARGEGGLVKNPSVAAMRDASQQLRYWARELALTPDSRARQGLQIEEPQSSDDDDPIFDWDAM, encoded by the coding sequence ATGCCAGCAGCACGTAAGCCGCTGTACGCGGTGACGGAGGCGGAGCGGGCGCAGCGGCAGATGGCCGTGGGCGTCGGCCTCGACTGGGTCCAGGTGCCGGCGCAGCTGGACCGGTCCGGCAAGGCGCAGTGGCGGCACCTGGCGGAGCAGCATCGCGCGTATCCGACGCGGCTACGGGAGACGGACCGGGCGGCGGTCATCGCGTTCTGCTCGTGGTGGTCGGCGTTCGATGCGGCGCAGCGGGACATCGCCAAGCGCGGCTCTCTGGTGCCGGGCCGTTCGTCGGCTGATGCGGCCCGCGGTGAGGGCGGCCTGGTGAAGAACCCGTCCGTGGCGGCGATGCGGGATGCCTCGCAGCAGCTGCGCTACTGGGCGCGCGAGTTGGCGCTGACGCCGGACTCCCGGGCCCGGCAGGGCCTGCAGATCGAGGAGCCGCAGAGCAGCGACGACGATGACCCGATCTTCGACTGGGATGCGATGTAG
- a CDS encoding peptidoglycan DD-metalloendopeptidase family protein, which translates to MSIRPEFEGDWSRQANARASSAGRSGGGAFSKAFGTALSGGMRGIMGGLGTSLAAGVVPAGAAIAALAPALATAGTAAGALKLGLSGVGEAFKAAFADSSAQASQAASATRAVESAQRGLANAQRGLAQARVDAAKRVQDAQRQVADAERDLSDAQRDARDVQGDLNDARREAARTLEDMNQRLAESRLDEKDAVLRLKEAEKELKAAQQKPGTDPADLERLQLSYERAQLNLKEQQRDTKRLADDTAKANKAGINGSEQVVAAKQRISAANEAVADKERALADAQRGVTDARADGARQISDAQRQVAEAAQAVADAQAAAAAQTSKLDEAMSKLAPNARSFVNAVRGLAPAWTGMRLSVQNALFQGLDGTVRTLAGATIPVLQKRLTETGTIWNQIAKSAAGAVTDMGKSGMLDTILKGANDNLRVFKDTPRQLITAFGQLTVAAQPAFNGLMQGFAGSIESATGRLGAAFESGGLKTAIDTAFGILGQLGGILGDAMGAVGNIMKAASDAGSQALAVVGSLFAELRRITAMPEVQAALRTIFASIAQIAGAIAPVIGSVLQAVMPLLAAIAPVVAQLAQALGPVLSQLATQLGKALAPIIDALLPILTMVGDAVVQIMQAITPLLAPIGQLLGTIISALMPVLGPIIDLVVDLVGVLVGPLNQIIQQFIPYIGLLGQILGQVFGALQPLFAPLTDIIGHLVQVFADLYVQLIQTFMQVLMPLMPVITQLAGLIVTLAMQVIQALMPSLDQLIGAGLQLMQAILPLLPMVAQLTALLLGLLTKALAVILPPLISFAGWLVSVLAGALSTVIGWVSSLVTWLTKNLGPAFKWLNEKVVQPAWAAIRAGISAAWTFIRDKILSPMKTFFTVTVPGWAATLKNKVVGSFRLVLDGMGIVWSSIKKNILSPIRTFFTQTVPGWATTLKDRLVGAFDAARKGIGKAFDKIREATKRPVKWVIDVVYNQGVRGLWNAAAKVLPIDKLPAFKPKGWARGGVLPGYQSRKRDDVLTPMRSGEGVLVPEVVRGIGPGTIHALNDAGNRGGTGAVRRLLGYAEGGIVGHHGGIDDWFGGTLDKLGNLVSKGKDWVLGGVYKAAQLAAKPIRDLISKIPGGTTGFGALAKALPTSLLNKALAFIKGSEDSQMGGGQWVKPVDAKYGTKFGVTGRMWSSGRHTGLDFPAAVGKAVHAVANGQIASARSGGPYGNHILVNHGHGLQSLYAHLSAMVKRDGAVQAGQTIGRVGATGNVTGPHLHLEARVNGKPVDPMPYLTGGGSGSGGKGVQRWRGVVNQALGLVGQPRSLANTTLRRMNQESGGDPNIVNRWDSNWKAGHPSVGLMQVIGPTFRAHAGRFRNTGPFSYGVSTMPLANVYSSMRYALATYGSLSRAYNRPGGYDSGGWLGPGQIGVNNLRQPEAVLTPAQWRTMQSVAAAGTTGGLQAGDALRLVVDDHEFTAYIDGRADGRVVDFNRMVMNSGKGGRRL; encoded by the coding sequence GTGTCCATCCGGCCGGAGTTCGAGGGCGACTGGAGTCGCCAGGCCAATGCGCGTGCGTCGTCGGCCGGCCGGTCGGGCGGTGGCGCGTTCTCCAAGGCGTTCGGTACGGCCCTGTCGGGCGGCATGCGCGGCATCATGGGCGGGTTGGGGACGTCTCTGGCCGCGGGTGTGGTCCCGGCCGGTGCGGCGATCGCTGCTCTGGCCCCGGCCCTGGCGACCGCGGGCACGGCCGCAGGGGCCCTGAAGCTGGGACTGTCGGGTGTCGGCGAGGCGTTCAAGGCCGCGTTCGCCGACAGCTCCGCCCAGGCCTCTCAGGCGGCTTCTGCGACCCGCGCGGTGGAATCCGCTCAGCGGGGGCTGGCGAACGCGCAGAGGGGCCTTGCACAGGCCCGTGTGGACGCTGCGAAGCGGGTCCAGGACGCGCAGCGGCAAGTCGCCGACGCGGAGCGGGACCTATCGGATGCTCAGCGGGACGCGCGGGACGTCCAGGGGGACCTGAACGACGCCCGCCGCGAAGCGGCGAGAACCCTCGAGGACATGAACCAGCGGCTCGCGGAGAGCCGGCTGGACGAGAAGGACGCCGTGCTCCGCCTGAAGGAGGCGGAGAAGGAGCTGAAGGCCGCACAGCAGAAGCCGGGCACGGACCCGGCCGACCTCGAGCGGCTGCAGCTGTCCTACGAGCGTGCCCAGCTGAACCTGAAGGAGCAGCAGCGGGACACGAAGCGGCTCGCCGACGACACCGCGAAGGCCAACAAGGCGGGCATCAACGGCTCGGAGCAGGTCGTTGCGGCGAAGCAGCGCATCTCGGCGGCGAATGAGGCGGTTGCCGACAAGGAGCGGGCCCTGGCGGACGCCCAGCGCGGTGTGACGGACGCCCGTGCGGACGGGGCCCGGCAGATCTCGGATGCGCAGCGGCAGGTCGCCGAGGCCGCCCAGGCTGTCGCCGACGCTCAGGCCGCGGCGGCGGCGCAGACGTCGAAGCTCGACGAAGCCATGAGCAAGCTCGCGCCGAACGCCCGGTCGTTCGTGAACGCCGTGCGCGGTCTGGCCCCGGCGTGGACGGGGATGCGCCTGTCGGTGCAGAACGCCCTCTTCCAGGGCCTCGACGGCACGGTGCGCACCCTCGCGGGGGCGACGATCCCCGTCCTGCAGAAGCGCCTCACAGAGACCGGCACCATCTGGAATCAGATCGCCAAGTCGGCAGCCGGCGCGGTCACGGACATGGGCAAGTCGGGGATGCTCGACACGATCCTGAAGGGCGCCAACGACAACCTGCGCGTCTTCAAGGACACCCCCCGTCAGCTGATCACGGCGTTCGGTCAGCTCACGGTCGCGGCGCAGCCGGCGTTCAACGGGCTGATGCAGGGGTTCGCCGGGTCGATCGAGTCGGCCACGGGCCGCCTGGGTGCGGCGTTCGAGTCGGGCGGGCTGAAGACGGCGATAGACACGGCGTTCGGGATCCTCGGCCAGCTGGGCGGCATCCTCGGCGACGCGATGGGCGCGGTCGGCAACATCATGAAGGCCGCCTCCGACGCGGGCAGTCAGGCCCTGGCGGTGGTCGGGTCGCTGTTCGCCGAGCTCCGCCGGATCACCGCGATGCCGGAGGTACAGGCCGCCCTGCGCACCATCTTCGCGTCGATCGCGCAGATAGCCGGGGCGATCGCCCCCGTCATCGGCTCCGTCCTCCAGGCCGTGATGCCGCTGCTCGCCGCCATCGCGCCCGTGGTCGCCCAGCTGGCGCAGGCGCTCGGCCCGGTGCTCTCGCAGCTGGCGACGCAGCTGGGCAAGGCGCTGGCCCCGATCATCGACGCGCTGCTGCCGATCCTGACGATGGTCGGCGACGCGGTCGTGCAGATCATGCAGGCGATCACGCCGCTGCTGGCGCCGATCGGCCAGCTGCTCGGCACGATCATCTCGGCTCTCATGCCGGTGCTCGGGCCCATCATCGACCTGGTCGTCGACCTGGTCGGCGTCCTCGTCGGCCCCCTGAACCAGATCATCCAGCAGTTCATCCCGTACATCGGGCTGCTGGGTCAGATCCTGGGGCAGGTGTTCGGCGCCCTGCAGCCGCTGTTCGCTCCGCTCACCGACATCATCGGGCACCTGGTGCAGGTCTTCGCTGACTTGTACGTGCAGCTCATCCAGACGTTCATGCAGGTTCTGATGCCGCTGATGCCGGTCATCACGCAGCTGGCCGGGTTGATCGTCACGCTGGCGATGCAGGTGATTCAGGCGCTCATGCCGTCGCTGGACCAACTGATCGGTGCGGGCCTGCAGCTGATGCAGGCGATCCTTCCGCTGCTGCCGATGGTCGCCCAGCTCACGGCGCTGCTGCTCGGTCTGCTGACGAAGGCGCTCGCGGTGATCCTGCCGCCGCTGATCAGCTTCGCCGGATGGCTCGTCTCGGTCCTGGCCGGCGCACTGTCCACGGTGATCGGCTGGGTGTCGAGCCTGGTCACGTGGCTCACGAAGAACCTGGGTCCGGCCTTCAAGTGGTTGAACGAGAAGGTGGTTCAGCCGGCGTGGGCCGCGATCCGGGCCGGGATCTCCGCAGCGTGGACGTTCATCCGCGACAAGATCCTGTCACCGATGAAGACGTTCTTCACCGTCACCGTGCCCGGTTGGGCGGCCACGTTGAAGAACAAGGTGGTGGGGTCGTTCCGGCTGGTCCTCGACGGCATGGGGATCGTCTGGTCCAGCATCAAGAAGAACATCTTGTCGCCGATCAGGACGTTCTTCACGCAGACCGTGCCCGGCTGGGCAACAACACTGAAGGACAGGCTGGTCGGCGCGTTCGACGCGGCACGCAAGGGCATCGGCAAGGCCTTCGACAAGATCCGCGAGGCGACGAAACGCCCTGTGAAATGGGTGATCGATGTAGTTTACAACCAAGGCGTCCGCGGCCTGTGGAACGCCGCAGCCAAGGTCCTGCCCATCGACAAGCTGCCCGCGTTCAAGCCCAAGGGCTGGGCGCGCGGCGGCGTCCTGCCCGGCTACCAGTCCCGTAAGCGCGACGACGTCCTCACCCCGATGCGGTCCGGCGAAGGCGTCCTCGTACCCGAAGTCGTGCGCGGCATCGGGCCGGGCACCATTCACGCCCTCAATGACGCGGGCAACCGCGGCGGCACCGGCGCTGTACGGCGCCTGCTCGGCTACGCCGAAGGCGGCATCGTCGGCCACCACGGCGGCATCGACGACTGGTTCGGCGGCACCCTCGACAAGCTCGGCAACCTGGTCAGCAAGGGCAAGGACTGGGTGCTCGGCGGCGTCTACAAAGCCGCCCAGCTCGCCGCCAAGCCCATCCGGGACCTCATCAGCAAGATCCCGGGAGGGACGACGGGGTTCGGCGCGCTCGCCAAGGCGCTGCCGACGTCGCTGCTGAACAAGGCACTCGCCTTCATCAAGGGGTCCGAGGATTCCCAGATGGGTGGTGGCCAGTGGGTCAAGCCGGTCGACGCCAAGTACGGCACGAAGTTCGGCGTGACCGGCCGTATGTGGAGTTCAGGTCGCCACACGGGCTTGGATTTCCCGGCCGCGGTCGGTAAGGCCGTGCACGCCGTCGCGAACGGGCAGATCGCGTCCGCCCGCTCCGGCGGCCCCTACGGCAACCACATCCTGGTCAACCACGGGCACGGGCTGCAGTCCCTGTACGCCCACCTGTCCGCCATGGTGAAGCGCGACGGGGCTGTTCAGGCCGGTCAGACGATCGGCCGCGTCGGCGCCACCGGCAACGTCACCGGCCCGCACCTCCACCTGGAGGCGCGGGTCAACGGCAAGCCGGTGGACCCGATGCCGTACCTGACCGGCGGTGGCTCCGGCTCTGGTGGCAAGGGTGTTCAGAGGTGGCGGGGCGTCGTCAACCAGGCGCTCGGCCTCGTCGGCCAACCGCGGAGCCTAGCCAACACCACGTTGCGCAGGATGAACCAGGAGTCCGGGGGCGACCCGAACATCGTCAACCGCTGGGACTCCAACTGGAAGGCCGGCCACCCGTCGGTCGGTCTGATGCAGGTCATCGGCCCGACGTTCCGCGCCCATGCGGGGCGGTTCCGCAACACGGGCCCGTTCTCCTACGGGGTCTCGACGATGCCGCTAGCCAACGTGTACTCCAGCATGCGGTATGCGCTGGCCACCTACGGCAGCCTTTCCCGGGCCTACAACCGGCCGGGCGGCTACGACAGCGGCGGCTGGCTTGGCCCCGGGCAGATCGGCGTGAACAACCTGCGCCAGCCCGAAGCGGTCCTCACCCCTGCCCAGTGGCGGACCATGCAGTCCGTGGCGGCGGCCGGCACGACGGGCGGCCTCCAGGCAGGCGACGCGCTGCGCCTGGTCGTCGACGACCACGAGTTCACCGCCTACATCGACGGCCGCGCCGACGGCCGCGTCGTCGACTTCAACCGCATGGTCATGAACTCCGGAAAGGGGGGCCGGAGGCTCTAG
- a CDS encoding cell division protein FtsK, which produces MTETAPERVNGHVNPTVSLLKFAPEQAQAPVVDKTEQAEKPRRRVRIDSLRRVVVEVRGNDGYRAVVRHGSYVLGGTRILARRVWDSRTTARHERMMRAAEAAGQEDVARDWEQRAYIFRQSRHRRRMELLQLAINAPKAIAMGAIGGAGILLMLGIMLAWANHDVSDVLTPTRTLIDLVAWAAFIAGVIWDPLLTALPWLALAGVWAVGRHRQAAPAWALPGDPEQRDVVPDENAILRALGNLGIAPLNKAIKDGWQPRWVQPTTRSGNGWHTQLQLPLGVTVEMIAAKKNVLAHNLMRKPVETWPTEPPRQPGVLDLWVADQGSLSGVVPPWPLLTEGTVDYFKGVPIAVSQRGEPIIGKLMAANYMVGGIMGSGKTSIVITLLLGAILDPLVVVEAYVMAYNVDYDPLKPRLRVLVKGDEDEDLKAALVALRNLRDEVSERGKLLEELGGEATKLTRELALRDARMRPKVVVFDECHELFMHKEYGKEAAELAIKVMKKARKVGITLIWTTVSPTAESLPRDVTRNTSHRLAFAVGDHVANDGLLGSGKHKAGITATTLIPGEDVGTAVSVGFSNKPFEVIRSHYVARDPEKGIDEVTPVVERAMGLYEGGPADDAPAFAPVDHLADIAAVLGHEPKMLTQDVLRGLVERNSGEYEGWTFRDLRRVLDEAGHGEYKTGGRQHVSLDRVLEAIAARDEDEGVGDE; this is translated from the coding sequence ATGACCGAGACAGCGCCCGAGAGGGTAAACGGGCACGTCAACCCCACGGTGTCCCTGCTGAAGTTCGCACCCGAGCAGGCGCAGGCTCCCGTCGTCGACAAGACCGAGCAGGCCGAGAAGCCGCGGCGCCGGGTGCGTATCGACTCCCTGCGGCGCGTCGTCGTCGAGGTGCGCGGCAACGACGGATACCGGGCCGTCGTCCGGCACGGCTCCTACGTCCTCGGCGGTACCCGCATCCTCGCCCGCCGCGTCTGGGACTCCCGCACCACGGCCCGGCACGAGCGGATGATGCGCGCCGCCGAAGCAGCCGGTCAGGAAGACGTCGCCCGCGACTGGGAGCAGCGGGCCTACATCTTCCGCCAGTCCCGCCACCGGCGCCGTATGGAGCTGCTGCAGCTGGCCATCAACGCCCCCAAGGCCATCGCCATGGGCGCGATCGGCGGTGCGGGCATCCTGCTGATGCTCGGCATCATGCTGGCCTGGGCCAACCACGACGTCTCCGACGTGCTCACCCCCACCCGGACCCTGATCGACCTGGTCGCGTGGGCCGCGTTCATCGCCGGTGTCATCTGGGATCCGCTGCTCACAGCCCTGCCGTGGCTCGCCCTCGCCGGGGTGTGGGCGGTCGGCCGGCACCGGCAGGCAGCCCCCGCCTGGGCCCTGCCCGGCGACCCGGAGCAGCGGGACGTCGTGCCTGATGAGAACGCCATCCTGCGCGCCCTGGGCAACCTGGGTATCGCGCCGCTGAACAAGGCCATCAAGGACGGCTGGCAGCCCCGTTGGGTGCAGCCCACGACCCGCTCCGGGAACGGCTGGCACACGCAGCTTCAGCTGCCGCTGGGCGTCACCGTCGAGATGATCGCGGCGAAGAAGAACGTGCTGGCGCACAACCTGATGCGTAAGCCCGTCGAGACGTGGCCGACCGAACCCCCCAGGCAGCCCGGCGTGCTCGACCTGTGGGTCGCTGACCAGGGCTCCCTGTCCGGGGTCGTGCCGCCGTGGCCGCTGCTCACCGAGGGCACCGTCGACTACTTCAAGGGCGTCCCGATCGCCGTGTCCCAGCGCGGGGAGCCCATCATCGGCAAGCTGATGGCCGCGAACTACATGGTCGGCGGCATCATGGGCTCGGGTAAGACGTCCATCGTCATCACCCTGCTGCTGGGCGCGATCCTCGACCCGCTGGTGGTCGTCGAGGCCTACGTCATGGCGTACAACGTCGACTACGACCCGCTCAAGCCGCGCCTGCGGGTGCTGGTCAAGGGCGACGAGGACGAAGACCTGAAGGCCGCCCTGGTGGCCCTGCGGAACCTGCGCGACGAGGTGAGCGAGCGGGGCAAGCTGCTGGAGGAACTCGGCGGCGAGGCGACCAAGCTGACGCGTGAACTGGCCCTGCGGGATGCGCGGATGCGGCCGAAGGTCGTCGTCTTCGACGAGTGCCACGAGCTGTTCATGCACAAGGAGTACGGCAAGGAGGCCGCTGAGCTGGCCATCAAGGTGATGAAGAAGGCCCGCAAGGTCGGCATCACCCTGATCTGGACCACGGTGTCCCCGACCGCGGAGAGCCTGCCGAGGGACGTCACCCGCAACACCTCCCACCGCCTGGCGTTCGCCGTCGGCGACCACGTCGCCAACGACGGGCTGCTCGGCTCGGGCAAGCACAAGGCCGGCATCACCGCCACGACCCTGATCCCCGGCGAGGACGTCGGCACGGCGGTAAGCGTCGGGTTCAGCAACAAGCCGTTCGAGGTGATCCGCTCCCACTACGTAGCCCGGGACCCGGAGAAGGGCATCGACGAGGTGACGCCGGTCGTCGAGCGGGCCATGGGCCTGTACGAGGGCGGGCCGGCCGACGACGCGCCCGCGTTCGCCCCGGTCGACCACCTCGCCGACATCGCGGCCGTCCTCGGCCACGAGCCGAAGATGCTCACACAGGACGTCCTCCGTGGCCTGGTCGAGCGCAACTCGGGCGAGTACGAGGGGTGGACGTTCCGGGACCTGCGCCGAGTTCTCGACGAGGCCGGACACGGCGAGTACAAGACCGGCGGCCGTCAGCACGTCAGCCTCGACCGCGTCCTTGAGGCCATCGCCGCCCGCGATGAGGACGAGGGAGTCGGCGACGAGTAG
- a CDS encoding DUF6257 family protein: MADDLTPGDFTFGEKARLAGLVARMAKRGVAGMDVDIRDLQRKVERIEDQARRRKHGK, from the coding sequence ATGGCCGATGACCTGACGCCCGGCGACTTCACGTTCGGGGAGAAAGCCCGCCTCGCCGGCCTGGTGGCCCGGATGGCAAAGCGCGGCGTGGCCGGCATGGACGTCGACATCCGGGACCTGCAGCGCAAGGTCGAACGGATCGAGGACCAGGCCCGCCGTCGCAAGCACGGCAAGTAG
- a CDS encoding DUF2637 domain-containing protein translates to MSAAQLRSIERTLSAGTWTITSGAVLFSVLTVTPLVQRVTPAAWDWTAPILPIVVDAAVVIVIRLDATVSRLGERGGRWPTLLRWLTGVFTLALNIGDSALKGDVVGVAVHAVAPMLLIFTAEAALSYRRAISRALDRIARERAEKTARERAEQEARERRQREEREAREQRAREERERERETRERLEREAREHAEQLERERLDREDRRAREEREHAAALERERAEREERERAQEREAAERLRREEQQRAERERAEQLERERLERERVEREQREREAAERAARERREQQARQAREAREREAAARREQSTPRSVNSGERPALTAVPVNEDRKMGEDDARSYVASFLPGSKTVRELADETGWSVGWVSARLREQREQSVAIVPAATGATS, encoded by the coding sequence TTGAGTGCCGCACAGCTTCGCTCCATCGAGCGGACGCTATCTGCGGGGACGTGGACCATCACGTCCGGCGCGGTGCTGTTCTCCGTTCTGACGGTGACTCCGCTGGTGCAGCGGGTCACCCCGGCGGCGTGGGACTGGACGGCTCCGATCCTGCCGATCGTGGTGGACGCCGCGGTCGTCATCGTGATCCGGCTGGACGCCACGGTGTCCCGGCTCGGGGAGCGTGGCGGCCGGTGGCCCACTCTTCTGCGGTGGCTGACGGGAGTGTTCACGCTCGCCCTGAACATTGGGGACTCCGCTTTGAAGGGGGACGTGGTCGGCGTGGCCGTTCACGCGGTCGCCCCGATGCTGCTCATCTTCACCGCGGAGGCCGCCCTGTCGTACCGGCGGGCGATCTCCCGAGCCCTTGACCGGATCGCCCGTGAACGCGCCGAGAAGACGGCTCGTGAACGTGCGGAGCAAGAGGCGCGTGAACGCCGTCAGCGCGAGGAGCGGGAGGCCCGTGAACAGCGTGCGCGGGAGGAGCGTGAACGGGAACGGGAGACCCGTGAACGGTTGGAGCGGGAGGCCCGTGAACACGCCGAGCAGCTGGAGCGGGAGCGGCTCGACAGGGAGGACCGCCGGGCCCGTGAGGAGCGGGAGCATGCGGCTGCCCTTGAGCGGGAGCGGGCCGAACGCGAGGAGCGGGAGCGGGCGCAGGAGCGGGAGGCTGCCGAGCGTCTCCGCAGGGAGGAGCAGCAGCGGGCCGAGCGTGAGCGCGCTGAACAGCTTGAGCGTGAACGCCTTGAGCGCGAGCGGGTAGAGCGTGAACAGCGTGAACGGGAGGCCGCCGAACGGGCCGCTCGTGAACGCCGGGAGCAGCAAGCGAGGCAGGCCCGGGAGGCTCGTGAACGGGAGGCCGCAGCTCGCCGTGAACAGTCCACCCCCCGTTCCGTGAACAGCGGTGAACGGCCCGCGCTCACGGCCGTGCCCGTGAACGAGGACCGGAAGATGGGGGAGGACGATGCCCGGTCCTACGTCGCGTCGTTCCTCCCCGGGTCCAAGACCGTTCGTGAACTCGCCGACGAAACGGGTTGGTCTGTGGGCTGGGTGTCGGCCCGGCTCCGCGAGCAGCGCGAGCAGAGTGTCGCCATCGTCCCGGCCGCTACGGGGGCGACGTCATGA